In Mus pahari chromosome 12, PAHARI_EIJ_v1.1, whole genome shotgun sequence, the genomic window agagacagagagatacacacagtacacataaagagagacagatacacacagagagagaaagagagacacagagagagacacagagacagagatacacatagtacacatacagagagacagagagagacagatatatacacacacacgcgcacacacacacacacacacacacacacacNNNNNNNNNNNNNNNNNNNNNNNNNNNNNNNNNNNNNNNNNNNNNNNcacacacacacacacacacacacacacacagagagagacgagagagagagagagagagagagagagagagagagagagagagagagagagagcccatttGGGTGAAGACAAGAGCGTTGTTAGGGCTGGTGCAACTTGTTCCCCAAGCATGTCCTGAATGTGGGAGGCCACAGCAGCTGCCTCCCCTGAGACAGACTGCATGGGTCCCTGCCAGCGGCCACAGTGCCTCACTGGCCTTTGCCAGCTGTCATGCTTTGCATGCTGTTAGAGCTCTGGGCCCAGCACAAGGGGCCATCCAAGTCACCAGCTCCAAAGAATGCCAAATCCTGTGCCCATGTTGGGACCGTACGGCCACCCGGAACTCTCCCCTGGGGCCCTCCACTGGAATACCTAAATGCAGGCTGACTACCATTATCCTCCATGGggcctgggggtggtggtgcttgTTTTTCCTCCAAGAAGGGGCTGATGAAGTGAAGCCAAGGTTAAAAACACCCCTCTGGAATACCCACAATGAAAGTGTCTCCTGGAGGCAAGATTCTTGGTGCCCCTGCCTGTGGTTGGGAAACCTAGAGGGGACACTCTGGGCCATTGGGACTCAAGACTGGGTTCTGCCTCCCTATTTCACTGCCTAGCCCCTGACTAGGGAGTGTGCAGAGAAGAAAGCTAGAGGGAGAGATGACCAAAGCTTGCCTGATCTAGTGCTTTGGACTATGAGGTCCAGAGGGAACCGTTTGGGCAGGGGCTGCCAAGGTGGCGTGGGATTTCTGGGGGTAGTGTCCCCATTCTTAATGAGCATAGCTTGAACATATAACCTTTTCAGTGCTGGTTAGACTTCAGCTGGGCAATTCGTCCTTTAACCCAGGGTGGAACCCTTACCcttcagctctctcctgggcCTTCTGGAAGCTTGACCCAGGAAGAGGGGTTCTGAGAAGCCATTTACTGATAGAGAAGTTTTGCCTTTCCTGTCTGAAGGCATTCAGTAGTCTGGTGCTCCCTGAGAATCTCAGTTTTATCATGTTTAATGGGGATCAAAACTGCCCAGCTTCCAGGGTCCTGGGAGAGCCAAATGCGAGTATTTGAAAACATTCCAAACAGAAAGCTCCGCCTAAGGGTGACATGGTTAATGAAGTGTTAAATTCTCTATTTCTTCAGTGTCACTTTGCTTCCCATCTggtatgattttgtttttcaactcagcttcttcttccagccacctcctctctcccaagAGGGCTCCTATTGCCAGAGTCCTCTCTGTAAAGCTGCCCACACTCTTGAATGAGCACCTTCAGGCGTTTGCACACTCGAGAGAGAGGGGCTTGTTATTGTGGGCTAGTGGTGAATTCAAACCCACCTTCACATCTCTTAGACACACAGGAGACACAAAAGCATGGTAATGTGcttcagacagatgcagagacaaacAGGTGCTTTGGAAACCATCCTGCCTGGACAAGATGATATCTACACATAAGACAATCCAGGCTGGAGGATACTGGCAGTGATTGGTCAAGGATGCTGACAGAGGAGAGCAGGGAAGTGTCCCAGGCAATGAGGAAAGCTGTGTTGAGTCTGCACCAATGCAGGATGTTACAAGTTCACTTGGAGGTTGGAGGACGGATGTTGGTGAAAGAACATGGCCGACTTGAAGTCAGCAAGTGTGTTCATAGCAAACGTTAGTTCTTATGGCAGACACTCCTTGTCGTACATAAAAAGTATCAAGGGAGAAGCGCATCTTCTGTTACACGCTAGATCTGAGCCTTCAGCCATGGTAGGAGTAGCCACATCTGCTGTTCTGCACGTAACAACTATCACTGTTGTGCACCTGAAGCAACGAGTGTACAACTGGAGATGCATTTTATTCTGACCCTCGTTTTATTAACTAATTCACATGGACATAACCACCTGTGGCTACTTATTGGTTAGTAGATGTTTAGATATCAAACGACTCTTCCTGGGGGACATTTCATGACTCTGACAAGCTGCAGGTGTATGTCCCACTTGTGTGCAGGGATGCCAGCTTCCACTAGGGATCCTGTTGTAATTGAGAAATATTTGGTACCCCCCTCAACAGCTAGGAATGTCGGGTGTCTTGTTCTTTCTGATCAAAGGCCAGAGTGGGGTTTGCTTAAGGAAGAGTCAAGTCACTGATAAAAACAGCTCACATCCCTTTGGGGAAGGATGAAAGGTTTGTAACCCCAAAGACTCCTTCATCCCTGTAGACCCGTGGATCAGAGAGCTGGGGTGAAAGTATGGGAGAGTAACCACCGTATGCCCCTGTCAGGTAGACACACATAGGAGCACTGTCCTAATAGTGAGGTTGAAGCCACCCTCTGTGAGCTCAGGTAAAGGTGGTGGTTACAGGAAATGTAAGACATCACTGGGAAGTGCAATGGGCTATTTGGCTTTTTCAGCAGGAAGAATTCAGGCTTGGACTGTATGGCTctgtgggtagagtgcttgcccagtgtgcacaaagccctggcttcagATCCACACTAGTGCATAAACTGGGCACGGTGAGTGCTTGTATCCCAGGatctgggagatggagacaaggaGGATCTTAAGTTTAACGTTATCTTTTAATAAATACAGAGTGGAGCCCAACCTTGGATACAGGAGGAGAAGAATTGAGATGCATGCTATATTTGACATGGATGAAGCCCGAACACATGCTAAGTCACCAAAATGAACCAGCCACTAAAAGACAAATACAACTGCATATATGGGATTCCCGGAGAAAACAAAGTCCTGCAGGCACACAGGGGTGACGATTACCAACGTGAAGAAGTGGTTGTTTGTCAACTGGATATACCCGAAAAGAGGGAACCTCATATGAGAACATTGATGTCACCAGATCAGCCTGGTGGGCTCCTCTCtgatgcattttctttattaataattgATGCGAGAGGGCCCAGTGCACTGTGAACTGGCACCATTCCCTGCAGGTGGGCCTGTGCTCTATGAGAAAGGTAGCCGCAGAAGGAAGCCAGTTAGAGCTCccctcctgggctcctgggctcctgggctcgcTCTTGGTTCTTGCCTCCGTGCCTGCTAACTTCCTGAGTTCCTGAGCTAACTTTCCACAGTGAGGAGCTGTGATTGGCAATTGTCAGTCAAGGGAACTCTTCTGCCCTTGTTTCTTTTGGTtccagtgtttatcacagcaatagagaactAAGACAAGAAGAGGGgttttttctctttaatggtTACCAAGAGTTAGAGTTGCTGTTTTGCTGTTTTAATGATTTAAGTTTTGCAAAAGCAAACAAGTCCTGGCCATCTATTGCAAAATCGAGTGAACAGTCAGTCAGGTGTTATAACGACTGAACTGCGCACTCTGGGATGGTTACGTTTCATGTTATGAATATTAGACTGTATTTTCATAACAGCAGACCTCTCACTTTGGAGCCTATATTGGCCTGCTCTCCTTCCACTGGCAGTAGTTCCCAGAGATGGGATTACTGGCTGATCACATTTTACAAGGACAAATGTAACTATAAAAAGGGATGGGAATAGAGCTCGAGAGATAGAGGCAAAAGCCATTTTAGCCTGACCAGCTGAACTAGAATTCGGAAGGAACAGTTTTGCCCTAAAGCTCCCTCCCTTGCCCTCCTGGGGCGGGTGCTGTGGCATCCGCGCAGGCGCCCCAGGACAACCATCTCTGGCAACTCTGGCTGTACCTCTGCGTAGGCGGCCAATGAACACTCGCCTGTGGCCAAGCTCGCGGCTCCATTGGCTGCACCCCGCCAACCGCGGTCCTCGCAGGTTCCCAAGCCGGGTTTAAAGGTGTCAGGCGCGCACAGCCCCTCACTGTCATCCGCCGGCACGCAGGTACGCGGGGAGTGCGATCTGCAGACCAGCCCACCCCTGGGCGTTAGTGAAGGGCGCCCCGGGTCGCCCCAAAGCCCCCGCCCCAGATGTACTATGCGGTTTCCCAGGCGCGTGTGAACGCGGCTCCCGCGACCATGTTGCGGCCACAGCGGCCTGGAGACCTGCAGCTCGGGGCCTCGCTGTACGAGCTGGTGGGTTACAGACAGCCACCCATCTcgtcatcctcatcctcctcctcctccaccgcATCCATTCTCCCCAAGCCTGCGCGCGAGAAGCCCGAAGCTCCGCTCGCTGAGCCGCGGGGACCGGCGCCGGAGTCCGGGGGCACCCGGGCCGACGCCAaagaggaacagcagcagcagcagctgcggCGCAAGATCAACAGCCGCGAGCGGAAGCGCATGCAGGACCTGAACTTGGCCATGGACGCGCTACGCGAAGTTATCCTTCCCTACTCGGCAGCGCACTGCCAGGGCGCGCCGGGCCGCAAGCTCTCCAAGATCGCCACTCTGCTGCTCGCCCGCAACTACATCCTGCTGCTGGGGAGCTCGCTGCAGGAGCTGCGCCGCGCGCTCGGCGACGGTGCGGGACCCGCCGCCCCGCGCCTGCTCCTcgctggcctgcctctgctggcTGCCGCGCCGGGCTCTGTGCTGCTGGCACCCGGCGCCGTGGGACCCCCCGAAACGCTGCGCCCCACCAAGTACCTGTCTCTAGCGCTCGACGAGCCACCGTGCGGccagttctctctcccagctGGTGGCGCGGGTAGCCCCGGCCTCTGTTCTTGTGCGGTGTGCAAGTTTCCGCATCTGGTCCCCGCCGGCCTGGGCTTGGCAGCCGTGCAGGCTCAATTCTCCAAGTGAGGGCTGGCTGGGCCCGGGGCGGGGCGCGACCTCAGCCAATCTTCCCGCGCCCTCGCGTCCTGGATCTAGGCAGAGCTGGTCCCAGAAAGGAGGACATTTCCAGACTTCTCGCCCAGACGACAGACTGTAGGGCGCCTTcttccccgcccccactcccTGGCAATTAAAATGACCCAAGCGGGTGTTCCAAGGAGAGACGCAGTTGCTTGAGATTCTAGATGAATCCCACCTGTTTAGAGCCAGAAGTCTTCGCATCCCTACCACAAGCTCACCCACTGGTGGGGGTGATAACCCCTATCACCGCGGGCTGTTCTTGTATCCGTGAGCATAGCGGGGTCCGGGACGACAGTAGTCAGAGGTGCGGTACGAAGGGGTTGCCCTGGGTGCAGCGAAAGGCTGCCCCCCCGAGCTTGGTGCCCTGGCATGCTCCAGCTCCCTGGCCTAAGAGCTGCTCCCCAACAGTGTCTACCCAGAGGGGCGTCCTTTCCTTGTCCAGGGCCTGAGCGCACAGGCTCCCTTGCTCCCTCCAGTCAAACCCATGCTGATCTAGGAGGTCTAGAAAGCCCAGGCACCGGTACAAACATCAAGGGTGTTGCGGATGGGCCTGGAAAGCCCAGAGTTTCCGAGTTGGATGTTGCGCAGGTACGCGCTGTGACAGCGCCCGGTGGATGGGGATGCGGAGTGGAGAGGTTACTCTGGCCTCCTGTTTTTCAAACTTACCCCGGTGTTTTGTTGCAGTTTACGCTCCTTAAAACCTAAAACCCTACTTAGTCTCCGTTTCCCTAAAGGTAATTTAACCAACGTTTGAGCTTGCTTGAAAACAAAATTCCAACCACGTTCCGCGCCATCGGTGTTCGGACTTACTAAAATAGTTAGCAAGGCACTTCGTAGCGCAGGCTTATGAAATTAGGTCATTAACGTTCTCATTAAAGTAAGCGGAGGTGGGCGAGGATCCCAAACCGCCCTTGGCTGGACAAACCCAGCTGCGCTGCAAGCGGGAAGGAGCTGGCGCTTCGCGGGCTGGCTGTTAACCACAGCAGTGTGGCTGAAGAACTCCGTGGACGCGTGCGCGCATGGATGCCGCATCTTGGCTTGTGACTAGCGTTAGGAAATTACCCAAGATTATTGCATAATCTTCACCAGcttgctttgactttttttttttaatgttggaaGTTTTGGGTTGTTGACAGTAGCCGAATTAACTGGCATTTTATTTGACCTCTAACTCTGTCCCCCCTGAACTGTACagaaaccacaaaataaaacGTCAACAGTTGAATTTTTACGTTTTTCGTCTGTTTGTTGAATAAAAATGTCCTTGTGCCCTGTTAGGGTCACAACGTGAGAGTGAAATTACAATGACTGGGtttccacattttaaaacttgaattcTTGACCTGTAAGATAATCCAATGGAGAGGCGACTGCAATTCAAATCCAGGTATCAACTGGACTTGGAAGGGCAGGGGGTGAGCTGGTTAGAGGGGCGAGGAAAAATCCAAAAGACTGGGGTTTGGCCAAACTCAGGAGATAGGGGCTCCTTTAAATATATCTTCTTCCCCGTGATATTCCCAGATGAATTAAGCCATacattattatactttatttcaaaattttcctttgaaatatattttttttctgtcttgtagTAAACAGAATCACAAACATATATGAGGCCCCTCCCATCTGCAGGAGGTTGGTTGTTTTTAAGTAGAGTTGTCTCCATTATATAACAACACACTGGGCACAATTTGATTCCAACTGAGGAAAACTTTGGGGTCCATCGAATTGATTTTAAGAATTTGGGGCACTATAAATCAAGATTGGCCGTGCACACCTGGCAGGAGGCTATCcttaaattcaaggctagcctgggatacatgagaccctgcctcaagagaagaaagaaaattttaaaattggagTGCTGATTTGTTCACGTATAAATCAGCCTCTGTTtaaatgcccctcccccctctgcccctccccctcccccgcccctctgcccctcccccctggTCCCCTCCTTAGCTCAGGGAAGTTCCAGGAAACTGAGATTATTGACTTGATGCTATGGGCTTGCCTGGAGCAGCATACAGAGCAGAAACATTCGCTTTGAGAACACAGGCAGAAGGGACTGGAACTATGGAATCGCTGCCCTCCTGTGCTGGCAGTTCTTGTCCTGAGGGACCCCAGACTCACAGAAGAGAGAGTAGCTCTGAATGCCAGCTACACAAGGAGCCCTGGAGCTCATCCTCCAGGCTCTGCCACTGGGGATTGatttattttaggattttttttttttttttttttttNNNNNNNNNNNNNNNNNNNNNNNNNNNNNNNNNNNNNNNNNNNNNNNNNNNNNNNNNNNNNNNNNNNNNNNNNNNNNNNNNNNNNNNNNNNNNNNaaaaaaaaaaaaaaaaaaaaaaaaaccctcaggacCAAGATGAGCTTAGAAACACCTTTTCCAGTTCCACTTCCAGCACCGGGGCTGCACTGTCACCTGAGAGTCACCTGTAAGAGCCAGCTCACAGAGGAGAGACAGTCATGGCTACAAGCACTACCTCACCTCCTTTTCCTGCAGTCAGTCAGACAAGCACCCACGCCTTATTGGAAAATTCACAGTGCTGTGTGATTTCAAACAGAAAATTATACCCTTGCACTGACGAAGATCACAAGTGAATTCAACAAGGATACAATGCTGGTTTGGGGTGACACCTTTGTGACTTCTATttttgtgatgaaacaccatgaccaagagcaacttgggggagggaagggtttatttatcttaaaacttTCAGGTCactctccatcactgagggacatCAGAGCAAGAACTAcaggcaggaaccaaagcagagacCACAGGGGAAGGCTGTGTATTAACGGGCTCCCTGAGACTCATAGCCTCATTTCTTATACTATccaggccccacccacaatgaactgggatctccccccccccaccactaATCTTTAATCAAGAATatgtgtatggttttgttcaCAGGCCAGTCTTGTGGGagcatttctcaactgaggttcccttttctcaAATGATGCTAACTAGTATCAAACTgacaagataataataataataacaattaacaacaacaaccagtgCAGCAGAACGCTATCAAAATCTTGACATTTTTGCACCTGCACGGAACATCTTGGTTGCAAGTGCTGAGCAAGGTTGCTAGGCTAACACATTGTTAGTTCATGTTCTAAGCTAGCTCAGGAGCCCATTGGATAAATTGGAAGTTGTCGTATGCAGAAGAGAATACCCAGAATACATATACAGATGAGTCATATATAGACGCGTGCAGAGGTGAATCTCCTAGCAGCCCCGGGGAAGTAAGCATACCCTTTACATTTACAAAGACACTTGATAGAGAAGAGTCACCTTTGAACTCTCCATGGCTCTATCTTGTTAGCAAGAGAATGTGTTGAATGCCCACCTCCCTTGATTTCAGATGGAGTGGTCTCAGGCAACAGTTTAAGCTAAGCTTTGAAGGGGTAAGAAAGCAGGGAAGGTTTAGACAGGGTCTTTGAGACAGAGAAGCAACATGTGGCTTGGTGCTTAAAGAAAGGCCCCTGTACCCAGTCCTGATTCCTCCATGTGCAAACCCAGCAGCCCTGGAGAACAGAATCCAGAGCagggaaaacacacagaaaagttgGCTTATGTGTTGAAGGTCAGTGAGCAGTCAGAAACGGAGCAGGTGGAAAGCAGAAAAACATCATGGGATTTCCCTAGCACAGCAATGTCTACTGACCAGTGATCTCCCCTAAGGAAAAGCAATTGCACCCGGGATGAGCACGCTGCTTTTATGACATGGTTAATTTAGTAGTTCCACCAACAAAGAGGCTCCACTTCAAACATGCAAAAGACGGAGCTTCCCTCAAGTTTAGAATCTCAGCCCCAGGTCTTGCACGGTGCCCAGGTGATGCACGGTTTAATCTGTGTGTGTTGGAGGAGGGGTTGCAATGAAGAGCAACGGTTGGCACCAGGGTCTTCCTCCGTCCGCTCTCCATCTTGTATATTGATGTGGAGTCTCTCAGATGAACCCGGTGGGTGCTCACCGTCAGTCCAGCGAGGCTGGCCAGCTAGCTTTCCCTGGGGATCACCTCTTCTCATCTCCTAAATGagtgttggagttacagatagcttcCCACACCACCCATCTGGCTTTTATGGGGTGTTTGCCCTACAGACCAGGGTCTTCTTACAGCAAGTACTTCATTCTCTGGGTTGTTTTCCTACCCCAAAGTTTATCGGGGGtagaattattattttagaattattgttttgatttaacttttttttttttacttatgtgtatgagtgtttgcctgcatatgtgccTGAATAGCACATGTACACAGTGCCCTTGAGAacaagaaaagggcatcagatcaactggaactggagttacactcagttaggagccaccatgtgattgctggaaattgaatctggtcctttgaaagaatagtcagtgctcttatcctctaAGTCATCTCTTTggctctaaatttaaaaataaaatgtgtgtaatgtgtgtgtgtgtgtgtgtgtttgtgtgtNNNNNNNNNNNNNNNNNNNNNNNNNNNNNNNNNNNNNNNNNNNNNNNNNNNNNNNNNNNNNNNNNNNNNNNNNNNNNNNNNNNNNNNNNNNNNNNNNNNNNNNNNNNNNNNNNNNNNNNNNNNNNNNNNNNNNNNNNNNNNNNNNNNNNNNNNNNNNNNNNNNNNNNNNNNNNNNNNNNNNNNNNNNNNNNNNNNNNNNNNNNNNNNNNNNNNNNNNNNNNNNNNNNNNNNNNNNNNNNNNNNNNNNNNNNNNNNNNNNNNNNNNNNNNNNNNNNNNNNNNNNNNNNNNNNNNNNNNNNNNNNNNNNNNNtggaactcactctgtagaccaggctggcctcgaactcagaaatccgcctgcctctgcctcccaagtgctgggattaaaggcgtgcgccaccatgcccagctcgaAGCAcacattcttaacctctgagctgtctctctggtctctggtgagttggctctttctttttcctttcaatcTTGACTCATTGCCCACATGCACAGGTGAGGCTGGAAACCACTGCTTAGAACTGAACTTTGTTCCTCAAGAGCCTAGAACATTCTGTGGTTGGCAATGGAAGCCAGCTGGAAGAAGGACTTTCCTTCAGCCACACTAGGTGATTTTTTGGACAGAGTAGGTGACAGTTGGAAAGTTATTAAGTGGAAGCTCTGGCCTGCCATGGCAGACAGGAATAGTATACATCCTTCAACAAGCATGTTCTTGCTTCTCCGTAGTCACTGAAGTGACTCACAGTCATTGAAGAATCTCATAGAACAACAGCGTCAACAGGATTTGATTTCCAGTAAGCAGAATGTAGTAGTAGTAGGGAGACCATTGGATATTACTGTTTTCAAATAGATTCTAGGgttgggagtgtagctcagtggtagagttctaGCACAggtaaggccctgagttcaattcccagcacagaaggaaaggagaaaggcagggtttcttttaCAAGATACAAGGCTTGAAAATAGAATAGCAAAGTATTCCTTGAGGTTACAGACCTTAGTATTATTGTACGTATGGAGATTGCCGGTGACAAAGGGCAGGGGATaagagaaagacaggagacagaggactagggagaagaggaagggaacaagggagagggggtAGGGGTGTTTGTCCCTGTGGGataaaggactgcctctggacaGAGGAGAAACAGATGTGGCCAAGGCAAATGGCATTTTCTAAGATAAGGAAGAAATCCCCACATTAGGATGAGAAGTTTAATTTTagttgggcatgttaattaggtgagccaagagggcttttgattgctggactttacTACTCcaatagctggaccttggtagtcagcctcggGAGGAGGGAGTGGCCAAATGAGGGACTAGAGCTTGGGGGCTTGCTTCAGAAGTGTAACCTAACTGGTTTTGGCAAGACAGAGAAATGAGGAGAAGGGCAGGGCCTGGCAGAGCTATGTTTGCCAGGTCCGGGCTAGCTAGAGTTCCTTcatctctgacctctgaccctttCCAGCCTCTCCATGCAGCCCTTGGTCTGACCTCAGGAGTGGTATCCATGGCACAGCCTCAGGGCCAGTCCCTTGCCAGCCAACCTGGCTGCAGTTGAATCACCTGGACTTTCTGTGACAGCCTTGTTCCTGGTCCCCAAGGAGACCCAGATTAGTGACAGGGAGTGGCAAGCCCTGGGAGAGGCTCTGATGGCACACATTTGTCATCGAGGTTTCAGAAAGCAACTTCACGTAGCAAAGCAGCAGACAGCTGACAACCGGGGCAGCGGGGAGAGAGGGGAGCAGCCACCAGGCACAGCACAAGGACTTGTCTTGAGTGGCTCCCTTTCTGCGTTTCCATTGTGCTGCCCTACATAGGGGCCATTTTCtcagcacagacacacatctcTTGCCTGTGTTTCTCGCAGACAGACGAGAAGAATTTCCCAAGAGACTCCTCCTTAGCAGAAAGCTGTGGCTGCAGCAGACCCTCCAGGAACAGAGGCCAGGCCAGATATGCCTGGTGCTACGCCTGGACCCCAGACCTGGCACACAAGTCACAGGTAAGCAATGGGGCCCAGGAAAAAGTTTAGCCTGAGAGCTTAAGAAAGGCTAGTGTCCCCAAAGCTGCTGGGCAATGTGGATGACTTTAAATTCTACAACTGAGAGATTGCAAAGTGGCAAGACTGAAAAGACTCATCTTcgagttcagagagagagagagagagagagagagagagagagagagagagagagaggaaagcaggaagaggaaagggggagggagggaagggaggaggaagggagggagagagggaggagggaaggcctCTGGCTCACCTGGAGATGAGCAGACAaggaggaaggagataaagactGAGTAGGACTGGCTGATTGGCACCGGCTGCAACAGTACCCATGAGCCAGCTGTGTTTACTGAGCGCCAGGAATCTCCTCAGCGTTAACACGCTTCGCCTCACTTTGTAGGTGTCTGTATTACCCTCACCTGTCAGGTGAgcaggacagagagaaggggagccaATGCTCATACCGGAGGTTCATCAAAGGATTTCTAGAAGCCTGGGTGGGGGATCCCCCAAGGGTTATTGTCACTTGAGAGATGTCCTTTCCCTCAGCTT contains:
- the Olig1 gene encoding oligodendrocyte transcription factor 1: MYYAVSQARVNAAPATMLRPQRPGDLQLGASLYELVGYRQPPISSSSSSSSSTASILPKPAREKPEAPLAEPRGPAPESGGTRADAKEEQQQQQLRRKINSRERKRMQDLNLAMDALREVILPYSAAHCQGAPGRKLSKIATLLLARNYILLLGSSLQELRRALGDGAGPAAPRLLLAGLPLLAAAPGSVLLAPGAVGPPETLRPTKYLSLALDEPPCGQFSLPAGGAGSPGLCSCAVCKFPHLVPAGLGLAAVQAQFSK